In Quercus robur chromosome 11, dhQueRobu3.1, whole genome shotgun sequence, the following proteins share a genomic window:
- the LOC126706523 gene encoding ankyrin repeat-containing protein At5g02620-like isoform X3: MPPKRKEEIEVTTVGRVNSLPTNNSQSSSPPCYTTAHVSQNNSTRQNSFSFEGTSFHQEQPIYNSNSSHQLSAVPSSHVISLSTSTLAPGIETINPQTSVIITEDGDMPMQEDVRLNIALVSAQTANGSQIECPTPNGELPPRILYDGVRRRDHLSVCVPLYQAAIKGEWKAAKLVIDKDPHVVRVRINRKLETALHIAAAAKRTAFVKELVQRMTEDDLALQNKDGNTAICFAAASGIVEIAKVMVEKNERLPMIRGKQGKTPLYMAALFGHREMVSYLYSVTTFGSLSHDEKISLLLVTISADLYDLALKILEKDQSLATAQDTKGETALHVLARKPSTIANTSQLSIWKRSINSCFKWIYHEDLMRTLAHRLVKKLWEHVLELQDSEISKLIREPSRLLFDAAELGSLEFLIILIDSYPDLIWKIDQKNRSLFHIAVLNRHENIFNLIYEIGAIKDLIAAYKDENNNNILHLAANLAPLSRLQIVSGAALQMQRELLWFKGVEKIVPPSYIKMKNSDNQTPKDLFTEKHKELLKEGEKWMKSTATSCMLVATLIATVVFAAIFTLPGGPNNDTGVPLFLGKSWFLIFVISDAVALFSSSASIVTFLSILTSRYAENDFLVSLPARLMFGLSALFVSIATMVIAYGAAISMIYDHKHVRIPVVIVLLACVPVTLFAWQHFHLWADTISSTYWSRFLFQPKHRLYH; encoded by the exons ATGCcacctaaaagaaaagaagagatagagGTGACTACAGTGGGGAGAGTGAATTCGTTGCCTACAAACAATTCTCAATCTTCTTCTCCCCCGTGTTACACAACTGCTCATGTATCTCAGAACAATTCAACAAGACAGAATTCTTTCTCCTTTGAGGGAACAAGTTTTCATCAGGAGCAGCCTATATATAATTCAAACTCCAGCCATCAACTCTCTGCAGTGCCTTCCTCTCATGTAATAAGTCTTAGCACCTCCACTTTGGCACCCGGTATTGAAACCATTAATCCTCAAACATCTGTGATCATTACTGAGGATGGAGACATGCCAATGCAAGAAGATGTGCGTCTGAATATTGCACTAGTGAGCGCTCAAACAGCCAATGGATCTCAAATTGAATGTCCAACACCCAATGGGGAATTGCCACCTCGAATTCTTTATGACG GGGTAAGAAGAAGGGACCACCTTTCCGTATGTGTACCTTTATATCAAGCTGCTATCAAAGGTGAATGGAAAGCTGCTAAACTTGTCATTGACAAAGACCCTCATGTTGTTCGCGTTAGGATAAATAGAAAATTGGAGACAGCTCTACACATTGCTGCTGCTGCAAAACGCACTGCTTTTGTGAAGGAACTGGTTCAGCGTATGACTGAAGACGATCTAGCCTTGCAAAATAAAGATGGAAACACTGCAATTTGTTTTGCTGCTGCATCAGGTATTGTGGAAATTGCTAAGGTTATGGTGGAAAAAAACGAAAGGCTTCCTATGATTCGAGGTAAACAGGGAAAGACACCCTTATACATGGCAGCTTTGTTTGGACATAGGGAAATGGTGTCATATCTCTATTCTGTTACTACTTTTGGAAGCCTATCTCATGATGAAAAAATTAGCCTCCTTCTTGTTACTATCTCAGCTGATTTATACG ATCTAGCTCTAAAAATATTGGAAAAGGACCAATCATTAGCCACTGCTCAAGATACAAAGGGTGAGACAGCCTTGCACGTTTTGGCTCGAAAGCCTTCAACAATTGCCAACACAAGTCAGTTATCAATCTGGAAAAGAAGTATAAATTCTT GCTTCAAATGGATCTATCATGAGGATTTGATGCGGACGTTAGCTCATCGACTAGTCAAAAAACTTTGGGAACATGTTCTAGAGCTGCAAGATTCAGAGATTTCAAAACTAATTAGAGAACCTTCAAGACTACTCTTTGATGCTGCAGAATTAGGCAGTCTTGAGTTTCTGATTATCCTTATTGACTCATACCCTGATCTGATATGGAAAATTGATCAAAAAAATCGAAGTTTGTTTCATATTGCAGTTCTAAATCGTCATGAGAATATATTTAATCTAATATATGAGATTGGGGCAATTAAAGATTTGATAGCAGCATATAAGGATGAGAATAATAATAACATCCTACATCTAGCCGCAAACTTGGCACCTCTTAGTCGACTCCAAATTGTATCAGGAGCTGCACTCCAAATGCAAAGAGAGCTATTGTGGTTTAAG GGAGTGGAAAAAATTGTGCCACCTTCATATATTAAGATGAAGAATTCAGATAACCAGACACCCAAGGATCTGTTTACAGAGAAGCACAAGGAATTATTAAAAGAAGGGGAGAAGTGGATGAAGAGCACTGCAACTTCATGCATGCTTGTTGCAACACTCATTGCCACTGTGGTATTTGCAGCAATCTTTACTCTACCAGGAGGACCTAATAATGATACGGGTGTTCCTTTATTTCTAGGAAAGagttggtttttgatttttgtcaTATCAGATGCAGTAGCGCTATTCTCTTCCTCGGCCTCAATAGTAACGTTCTTGTCCATTCTTACATCACGTTATGCTGAAAACGATTTTCTTGTATCACTACCTGCAAGGTTGATGTTTGGACTCTCAGCACTGTTTGTTTCCATTGCTACAATGGTGATAGCCTACGGTGCGGCCATCTCTATGATATATGATCATAAACATGTTCGGATTCCTGTCGTTATTGTGCTTCTCGCTTGTGTCCCAGTCACATTGTTTGCTTGGCAACATTTTCAC
- the LOC126706523 gene encoding ankyrin repeat-containing protein At5g02620-like isoform X4, with amino-acid sequence MPPKRKEEIEVTTVGRVNSLPTNNSQSSSPPCYTTAHVSQNNSTRQNSFSFEGTSFHQEQPIYNSNSSHQLSAVPSSHVISLSTSTLAPGIETINPQTSVIITEDGDMPMQEDVRLNIALVSAQTANGSQIECPTPNGELPPRILYDGVRRRDHLSVCVPLYQAAIKGEWKAAKLVIDKDPHVVRVRINRKLETALHIAAAAKRTAFVKELVQRMTEDDLALQNKDGNTAICFAAASGIVEIAKVMVEKNERLPMIRGKQGKTPLYMAALFGHREMVSYLYSVTTFGSLSHDEKISLLLVTISADLYDLALKILEKDQSLATAQDTKGETALHVLARKPSTIANTSQLSIWKRSINSCFKWIYHEDLMRTLAHRLVKKLWEHVLELQDSEISKLIREPSRLLFDAAELGSLEFLIILIDSYPDLIWKIDQKNRSLFHIAVLNRHENIFNLIYEIGAIKDLIAAYKDENNNNILHLAANLAPLSRLQIVSGAALQMQRELLWFKGVEKIVPPSYIKMKNSDNQTPKDLFTEKHKELLKEGEKWMKSTATSCMLVATLIATVVFAAIFTLPGGPNNDTGVPLFLGKSWFLIFVISDAVALFSSSASIVTFLSILTSRYAENDFLVSLPARLMFGLSALFVSIATMVIAYGAAISMIYDHKHVRIPVVIVLLACVPVTLFAWQHFHLWADTIRSTYWSRFLFQPKHRLYH; translated from the exons ATGCcacctaaaagaaaagaagagatagagGTGACTACAGTGGGGAGAGTGAATTCGTTGCCTACAAACAATTCTCAATCTTCTTCTCCCCCGTGTTACACAACTGCTCATGTATCTCAGAACAATTCAACAAGACAGAATTCTTTCTCCTTTGAGGGAACAAGTTTTCATCAGGAGCAGCCTATATATAATTCAAACTCCAGCCATCAACTCTCTGCAGTGCCTTCCTCTCATGTAATAAGTCTTAGCACCTCCACTTTGGCACCCGGTATTGAAACCATTAATCCTCAAACATCTGTGATCATTACTGAGGATGGAGACATGCCAATGCAAGAAGATGTGCGTCTGAATATTGCACTAGTGAGCGCTCAAACAGCCAATGGATCTCAAATTGAATGTCCAACACCCAATGGGGAATTGCCACCTCGAATTCTTTATGACG GGGTAAGAAGAAGGGACCACCTTTCCGTATGTGTACCTTTATATCAAGCTGCTATCAAAGGTGAATGGAAAGCTGCTAAACTTGTCATTGACAAAGACCCTCATGTTGTTCGCGTTAGGATAAATAGAAAATTGGAGACAGCTCTACACATTGCTGCTGCTGCAAAACGCACTGCTTTTGTGAAGGAACTGGTTCAGCGTATGACTGAAGACGATCTAGCCTTGCAAAATAAAGATGGAAACACTGCAATTTGTTTTGCTGCTGCATCAGGTATTGTGGAAATTGCTAAGGTTATGGTGGAAAAAAACGAAAGGCTTCCTATGATTCGAGGTAAACAGGGAAAGACACCCTTATACATGGCAGCTTTGTTTGGACATAGGGAAATGGTGTCATATCTCTATTCTGTTACTACTTTTGGAAGCCTATCTCATGATGAAAAAATTAGCCTCCTTCTTGTTACTATCTCAGCTGATTTATACG ATCTAGCTCTAAAAATATTGGAAAAGGACCAATCATTAGCCACTGCTCAAGATACAAAGGGTGAGACAGCCTTGCACGTTTTGGCTCGAAAGCCTTCAACAATTGCCAACACAAGTCAGTTATCAATCTGGAAAAGAAGTATAAATTCTT GCTTCAAATGGATCTATCATGAGGATTTGATGCGGACGTTAGCTCATCGACTAGTCAAAAAACTTTGGGAACATGTTCTAGAGCTGCAAGATTCAGAGATTTCAAAACTAATTAGAGAACCTTCAAGACTACTCTTTGATGCTGCAGAATTAGGCAGTCTTGAGTTTCTGATTATCCTTATTGACTCATACCCTGATCTGATATGGAAAATTGATCAAAAAAATCGAAGTTTGTTTCATATTGCAGTTCTAAATCGTCATGAGAATATATTTAATCTAATATATGAGATTGGGGCAATTAAAGATTTGATAGCAGCATATAAGGATGAGAATAATAATAACATCCTACATCTAGCCGCAAACTTGGCACCTCTTAGTCGACTCCAAATTGTATCAGGAGCTGCACTCCAAATGCAAAGAGAGCTATTGTGGTTTAAG GGAGTGGAAAAAATTGTGCCACCTTCATATATTAAGATGAAGAATTCAGATAACCAGACACCCAAGGATCTGTTTACAGAGAAGCACAAGGAATTATTAAAAGAAGGGGAGAAGTGGATGAAGAGCACTGCAACTTCATGCATGCTTGTTGCAACACTCATTGCCACTGTGGTATTTGCAGCAATCTTTACTCTACCAGGAGGACCTAATAATGATACGGGTGTTCCTTTATTTCTAGGAAAGagttggtttttgatttttgtcaTATCAGATGCAGTAGCGCTATTCTCTTCCTCGGCCTCAATAGTAACGTTCTTGTCCATTCTTACATCACGTTATGCTGAAAACGATTTTCTTGTATCACTACCTGCAAGGTTGATGTTTGGACTCTCAGCACTGTTTGTTTCCATTGCTACAATGGTGATAGCCTACGGTGCGGCCATCTCTATGATATATGATCATAAACATGTTCGGATTCCTGTCGTTATTGTGCTTCTCGCTTGTGTCCCAGTCACATTGTTTGCTTGGCAACATTTTCACCTTTGGGCTGATACAATCCGTTCAACATATTGGTCTAG
- the LOC126706523 gene encoding ankyrin repeat-containing protein At5g02620-like isoform X1, with protein sequence MPPKRKEEIEVTTVGRVNSLPTNNSQSSSPPCYTTAHVSQNNSTRQNSFSFEGTSFHQEQPIYNSNSSHQLSAVPSSHVISLSTSTLAPGIETINPQTSVIITEDGDMPMQEDVRLNIALVSAQTANGSQIECPTPNGELPPRILYDGVRRRDHLSVCVPLYQAAIKGEWKAAKLVIDKDPHVVRVRINRKLETALHIAAAAKRTAFVKELVQRMTEDDLALQNKDGNTAICFAAASGIVEIAKVMVEKNERLPMIRGKQGKTPLYMAALFGHREMVSYLYSVTTFGSLSHDEKISLLLVTISADLYDLALKILEKDQSLATAQDTKGETALHVLARKPSTIANTSQLSIWKRSINSCFKWIYHEDLMRTLAHRLVKKLWEHVLELQDSEISKLIREPSRLLFDAAELGSLEFLIILIDSYPDLIWKIDQKNRSLFHIAVLNRHENIFNLIYEIGAIKDLIAAYKDENNNNILHLAANLAPLSRLQIVSGAALQMQRELLWFKGVEKIVPPSYIKMKNSDNQTPKDLFTEKHKELLKEGEKWMKSTATSCMLVATLIATVVFAAIFTLPGGPNNDTGVPLFLGKSWFLIFVISDAVALFSSSASIVTFLSILTSRYAENDFLVSLPARLMFGLSALFVSIATMVIAYGAAISMIYDHKHVRIPVVIVLLACVPVTLFAWQHFHLWADTIRSTYWSRFLFRPFKHRLYN encoded by the exons ATGCcacctaaaagaaaagaagagatagagGTGACTACAGTGGGGAGAGTGAATTCGTTGCCTACAAACAATTCTCAATCTTCTTCTCCCCCGTGTTACACAACTGCTCATGTATCTCAGAACAATTCAACAAGACAGAATTCTTTCTCCTTTGAGGGAACAAGTTTTCATCAGGAGCAGCCTATATATAATTCAAACTCCAGCCATCAACTCTCTGCAGTGCCTTCCTCTCATGTAATAAGTCTTAGCACCTCCACTTTGGCACCCGGTATTGAAACCATTAATCCTCAAACATCTGTGATCATTACTGAGGATGGAGACATGCCAATGCAAGAAGATGTGCGTCTGAATATTGCACTAGTGAGCGCTCAAACAGCCAATGGATCTCAAATTGAATGTCCAACACCCAATGGGGAATTGCCACCTCGAATTCTTTATGACG GGGTAAGAAGAAGGGACCACCTTTCCGTATGTGTACCTTTATATCAAGCTGCTATCAAAGGTGAATGGAAAGCTGCTAAACTTGTCATTGACAAAGACCCTCATGTTGTTCGCGTTAGGATAAATAGAAAATTGGAGACAGCTCTACACATTGCTGCTGCTGCAAAACGCACTGCTTTTGTGAAGGAACTGGTTCAGCGTATGACTGAAGACGATCTAGCCTTGCAAAATAAAGATGGAAACACTGCAATTTGTTTTGCTGCTGCATCAGGTATTGTGGAAATTGCTAAGGTTATGGTGGAAAAAAACGAAAGGCTTCCTATGATTCGAGGTAAACAGGGAAAGACACCCTTATACATGGCAGCTTTGTTTGGACATAGGGAAATGGTGTCATATCTCTATTCTGTTACTACTTTTGGAAGCCTATCTCATGATGAAAAAATTAGCCTCCTTCTTGTTACTATCTCAGCTGATTTATACG ATCTAGCTCTAAAAATATTGGAAAAGGACCAATCATTAGCCACTGCTCAAGATACAAAGGGTGAGACAGCCTTGCACGTTTTGGCTCGAAAGCCTTCAACAATTGCCAACACAAGTCAGTTATCAATCTGGAAAAGAAGTATAAATTCTT GCTTCAAATGGATCTATCATGAGGATTTGATGCGGACGTTAGCTCATCGACTAGTCAAAAAACTTTGGGAACATGTTCTAGAGCTGCAAGATTCAGAGATTTCAAAACTAATTAGAGAACCTTCAAGACTACTCTTTGATGCTGCAGAATTAGGCAGTCTTGAGTTTCTGATTATCCTTATTGACTCATACCCTGATCTGATATGGAAAATTGATCAAAAAAATCGAAGTTTGTTTCATATTGCAGTTCTAAATCGTCATGAGAATATATTTAATCTAATATATGAGATTGGGGCAATTAAAGATTTGATAGCAGCATATAAGGATGAGAATAATAATAACATCCTACATCTAGCCGCAAACTTGGCACCTCTTAGTCGACTCCAAATTGTATCAGGAGCTGCACTCCAAATGCAAAGAGAGCTATTGTGGTTTAAG GGAGTGGAAAAAATTGTGCCACCTTCATATATTAAGATGAAGAATTCAGATAACCAGACACCCAAGGATCTGTTTACAGAGAAGCACAAGGAATTATTAAAAGAAGGGGAGAAGTGGATGAAGAGCACTGCAACTTCATGCATGCTTGTTGCAACACTCATTGCCACTGTGGTATTTGCAGCAATCTTTACTCTACCAGGAGGACCTAATAATGATACGGGTGTTCCTTTATTTCTAGGAAAGagttggtttttgatttttgtcaTATCAGATGCAGTAGCGCTATTCTCTTCCTCGGCCTCAATAGTAACGTTCTTGTCCATTCTTACATCACGTTATGCTGAAAACGATTTTCTTGTATCACTACCTGCAAGGTTGATGTTTGGACTCTCAGCACTGTTTGTTTCCATTGCTACAATGGTGATAGCCTACGGTGCGGCCATCTCTATGATATATGATCATAAACATGTTCGGATTCCTGTCGTTATTGTGCTTCTCGCTTGTGTCCCAGTCACATTGTTTGCTTGGCAACATTTTCACCTTTGGGCTGATACAATCCGTTCAACATATTGGTCTAG